In the Deltaproteobacteria bacterium genome, TCGGGGGAGACCTCGAGGGTCACCACCTGCACGGTGACGGGCTTCGCCCCCTGGCTGACGAGCTGCTCGCCCACCGCGAGGACCTTGATGTTCTGCAGGATGATCTTCGAGATCTTGGCCGCGCGGCGCTCGTGGCGGGCTTCCTCGTCGGGGGTCATGGTGGTGATGACGTCCACGAAGTCCCCCGGCTGGACGAAGCCGGCCACGCCGATCACCTGGTCCACCTTGACCGCCATGGCGCGCATCCCGCGCGCGAGCACCGCCGCGAGCCCCTGGCCGGCCTCCTTGGAGGCGAGGCGCGCCTCGAGCACGGGCTCCCCCTTGGCGATCGACCGGCGGAGCGTGCGCCCGAGGAGGGCCTTCGGCACGCCGAAGGTCCCCGCCGGCACGGCGTCGGAGGGCCAGCGAATCACGCCCAGCACATTCTCGGTGAGCGCCGTGCCGATGGCCAGGTCCTGCGCGGCCACCACCACGGGCACGACCGCGGCGTTCGCGGCCGGCTGCCGGCGCGCCTGCTCGTCGAGATAGCGTTTCACGAGAAAGACGGCCCCCGTCCCCGCCGCGAGCGCGA is a window encoding:
- the cpaB gene encoding Flp pilus assembly protein CpaB, encoding ALAAGTGAVFLVKRYLDEQARRQPAANAAVVPVVVAAQDLAIGTALTENVLGVIRWPSDAVPAGTFGVPKALLGRTLRRSIAKGEPVLEARLASKEAGQGLAAVLARGMRAMAVKVDQVIGVAGFVQPGDFVDVITTMTPDEEARHERRAAKISKIILQNIKVLAVGEQLVSQGAKPVTVQVVTLEVSPDQSERLALASRHGEIQLTMRSGIDTDPVATAGVTPVALLTPDDGTAPASKPEAPQPVAAARKPSSGRKKPATSSDVKPKSDQPVVEILRGDRVEERKLRPSADSKRGQ